Genomic DNA from Salinibacter pepae:
TCGAGGGGGCCGACGACGTCCGTGCGGCCCTGGCGGACCGGATCCGTGATGCGACCCGGTCGTCGGCCGCCCGGACGGTTCGCGTGAGCGTGCCGGTGCCGGGGCGCATGCGCCCCATCGACTGGGTGCGGGCCCGGTCGTCCGCCGAGGCGGTATACTGGTCGGGGCGGGACGAGGACCGCACGGTCGCGGCGTGCGGCACGGCGGACGTGGTGTCGGGCAGTGCGGCGCCCGTCGACTACCAGGCCCTCGGCCGCGTCCTGGACGAGCGCCTGGACGGCGCCGATTCTGGGGTCCGATACTACGGGGGGATGCGGTTCGACGCCGGGCAGCCGACCGCCCCGAACCGACCCGACGGTCGCTGGGCGCCGTTTGGCACGTATCGCTTCGTCCTGCCTCGGTTTGAGTTGGTGGAGGCGGACGGCACGCTGCGGCTCGTGTGTGCCTTGGTGCTTCCCCGCGATGCGGAGCGCGTGGACGAGATTGTGGACGCGCTTGGCGCGGTGGCGCTTCCGGTCCCCAGCGAACACACGGCCCTGCCCCGCCCCCACCAGCGACAAGACGTGCCGGGCCACGGCGAGTGGACCGACATGGTGCGCTGGGCACTCGACGCGATAGACGGCGGGTCCCTCGACAAGGTGGTGCTGGCCCGACGCGTGGCCCTCTCGCTCGGCGCGCCGATGGACCCCCTCCTCGTGCTGAGTCACCTGGAGCCCGCGACGCCGGGGTGCTACCACTTTGCGGTGCGTCCGTCACGGGGGGCGGCGTTCGTCGGGGCCTCCCCGGAGCGCCTCTTTCGACGGGCGGGCCGGACCGTCGTCAGCGAAGCGGTGGCCGGCACGCGGCCCCGGGGGGAGACGGCGGCGGCGGACGCGCGGCTCCGGCAAGAGCTCCTGCAGAGCCCGAAGGAGCGCCGCGAACACGCGTTCGTGCGGGACGCCATCCGGGACGACCTGAACCGGGTCTGCCGCGAGGTCCGCATTCCGAAGAAAAGGGGAGAGTTGGCGTTGGCCCGCGGACGCCATCTTCACGCCCGCATCACCGGTACGCTCCGCCCCGATACGGGGACGACGGACGTGTTGGAGGCGCTGCATCCCACCCCAGCGGTGGGCGGGGTGCCGACCGATGACGCCGTGGCGGCGATCCGGGCCCGAGAGCCGTTCGATCGGGGGTGGTACGCGGGGCCCGTTGGGTGGGTGGGGCGCGACGCCGCCGAGTTTGCAGTGGGCCTGCGGGCGGGCCTCGTGGAGGAGGCGCAGATGGCGCTGTTTTCGGGGGCGGGGATCGTTGAGGGGTCGGCGCCGGACCGGGAGTGGGACGAGATCGAACAGAAGATTGGCGACTTTGCCGCCATCATGGGCGTGAGCGATCCCCGGATGGCCTCCCGGTAGTTCTTCTGATCAACCAAGTGCGCCTGTGGCCCATCAGTCCTGGTCCGTCCTCGACGCCCCGAATCCCACCTACCTGTGGACGCAGCTGCTCGTCGAGGAGCTCGTGCGGAATGGCGTACACACCTTCTTCGTCGCGCCGGGATCCCGTTCTACGCCCCTCACGGTCGCCATTGCGCGCCATCCGGAGGCCGAATCGGTGCTGCACGTGGACGAGCGGGGCGCCGCGTTTGCGGCACTGGGCGTGGGGCGCGCCGCGCGGGGGCCCGCCGCCTGGGTCACGACCTCCGGAACCGCCGTCGCGAACGGCCTGCCCGCCGCGGTGGAGGCGTCGGTCGACGGCGTGCCGATGCTCCTCCTCACGGCCGATCGCCCGCCTGAGCTGCGCGATACAGGGGCCAACCAGACGATCGACCAGGTGAAGATCTTCGGGGACTACGTGC
This window encodes:
- a CDS encoding isochorismate synthase — encoded protein: MLDLDPTVIRDIEGADDVRAALADRIRDATRSSAARTVRVSVPVPGRMRPIDWVRARSSAEAVYWSGRDEDRTVAACGTADVVSGSAAPVDYQALGRVLDERLDGADSGVRYYGGMRFDAGQPTAPNRPDGRWAPFGTYRFVLPRFELVEADGTLRLVCALVLPRDAERVDEIVDALGAVALPVPSEHTALPRPHQRQDVPGHGEWTDMVRWALDAIDGGSLDKVVLARRVALSLGAPMDPLLVLSHLEPATPGCYHFAVRPSRGAAFVGASPERLFRRAGRTVVSEAVAGTRPRGETAAADARLRQELLQSPKERREHAFVRDAIRDDLNRVCREVRIPKKRGELALARGRHLHARITGTLRPDTGTTDVLEALHPTPAVGGVPTDDAVAAIRAREPFDRGWYAGPVGWVGRDAAEFAVGLRAGLVEEAQMALFSGAGIVEGSAPDREWDEIEQKIGDFAAIMGVSDPRMASR